Proteins from one Bombus pascuorum chromosome 15, iyBomPasc1.1, whole genome shotgun sequence genomic window:
- the LOC132914924 gene encoding hexamerin-like: MFPRLWLLGLLACSLVNAEYYNTKTADKDFLLKQKKVYNLLYHITQPAEINYTWYEEGQKWDIEANINLYSNPAAVKEFLYMYKNGMLPRGEVFSLYYPYLLKEMVALFRLFYYANDFETFSKTALWARNNINEGEYIIAFYNAVIRREDTKFIQLPPPYELCPYFFFNSEVLQKSHHPSVFGLRETSGEYKTYILQANYSGWYMNREYYLENKLNYFMEDIGLNAYYFFFRQSFPFWMSSSEFGFQDYRGAEYLYGHQQLMNRYYLERLTNELPNLEDFDWEKLFYAGYYPTMTHQNGLPFPQRPEWSNFPSYKYKYITDIKDKESRIMSAIDTGYVFGNGTTKYYIYNEDGLNILGNIIEGNEDSFNQQYYGSIDALGRKILGYNLEPSSKYRILPSALEIFSTSLRDPAFYRLYKRIVDLYYRYKMHQTPYNKDELIYPNLKIESFSIDKLITYFEQFDTTISNGLFVDAQKDDKLPLIKIRQPRLNHKPFNFHITINSDKATKAAIRIFLGPKYNSHHKLYELPDNLKYFYEIDNWILDLNAGLNKITRNSQECFFTINDQEPSEVFYSKLEASLYGDKTFNYYERIFGFPERLLLPKGKKEGMPFQLFLYVSPVSTEYQFTSRIWGDYKFDKRPFGFPLDKPLDNFNYDGPNMLFKDILIYHKEEFDINITY, from the exons atgtttccACGGCTGTGGCTGCTGGGGCTACTGGCCTGCAGTTTGGTCAATGCAGAATATTACAACACGAAAACCGCTGATAAGGATTTCTTGTTGAAACAGAAGAAGGTCTACAATCTCCTCTATCACATCACCCAACCAGCCGAGATCAACTACACGTGGTACGAAGAGGGTCAGAAATGGGACATCGAAGCGAACATCAACTTGTACTCCAACCCG GCCGCGGTAAAGGAATTCCTTTACATGTACAAGAACGGTATGCTTCCGCGAGGAGAAGTATTCTCACTTTACTATCCATATCTCCTTAAAGAAATGGTAGCCCTGTTCAGGTTGTTTTACTATGCAAACGACTTCGAAACATTCTCCAAAACAGCCCTTTGGGCAAGAAACAACATAAACGAGGGCGAATATATCATAGCCTTCTACAATGCAGTAATCAGAAGAGAAGACACTAAGTTCATTCAATTGCCACCCCCATACGAACTCTGTCCATACTTCTTCTTTAACTCAGAAGTCCTGCAAAAATCCCATCACCCATCAGTTTTTGGCCTCCGTg AAACAAGTGGAGAATACAAGACATACATACTCCAGGCAAACTATTCTGGTTGGTACATGAATCGTGAATACTACTTGGAAAATAAGTTGAATTACTTCATGGAAGATATCGGCTTAAATGCCTACTACTTCTTCTTCCGACAATCATTCCCATTCTGGATGTCATCCTCGGAATTTGGTTTTCAAGATTATCGCGGAGCAGAATACTTGTATGGGCATCAACAATTAATGAACAGATACTATTTAGAAAGACTTACGAATGAATTACCTAATCTCGAAGACTTCGACTGGGAGAAACTGTTCTATGCTGGTTATTATCCTACTATGACACACCAAAATGGATTACCATTCCCTCAGAGACCAGAATGGAGCAACTTCCCTAGctacaaatacaaatacattACG GACATCAAAGACAAAGAATCGAGAATAATGTCTGCAATTGATACTGGTTATGTATTCGGCAATGGTACTACCAAGTATTACATCTATAACGAGGATGGTTTAAACATTCTTGGAAATATCATTGAAGGCAACGAAGATTCCTTTAACCAACAATACTATGGCAGTATTGATGCCCTTGGCAGGAAAATCCTTGGTTACAATCTAGAACCATCAAGCAAGTATAGAATCCTTCCCAGTGCGTTGGAAATCTTTTCTACTTCTTTAAGAGACCCTGCTTTCTATCGTCTCTATAAGAGAATAGTGGACCTTTACTACAG GTACAAAATGCATCAGACACCATACAACAAAGATGAACTCATCTACcctaatttgaaaattgaatctTTCTCTATTGATAAACTCATTACATATTTTGAGCAATTTGATACAACAATCAGCAATGGGTTGTTCGTGGATGCACAAAAAGATGACAAATTgccattaattaaaattagacaGCCTCGTCTGAATCACAAACCATTTAATTTCCACATTACCATCAATTCTGATAAAGCAACGAAAGCAGCTATCAGAATTTTCCTTGGACCCAAATATAATTCACACCATAAACTATATGAACTTCCAGACAATCTTAAATACTTCTATGAAATTGACAACTGGATTCTTGATT TGAATGCTGGCCTGAACAAAATTACACGTAATAGTCAGGAATGCTTCTTTACAATCAATGATCAAGAACCAAGTGAAGTTTTCTATAGCAAACTCGAAGCATCTCTCTATGGTGACAAAACATTCAATTACTATGAAAGAATCTTTGGATTCCCAGAAAGACTGTTATTACCAAAGGGTAAAAAAGAAGGGATGCCATTCCAACTGTTCTTATATGTTAGTCCAGTTTCTACGGAATACCAATTCACTTCCAGAATATGGGGTGATTATAAATTTGACAAGAGACCATTTGGTTTTCCACTAGACAAACCTCTTGATAATTTCAACTATGATGGACCTAATATGTTATTCAAAGACATTCTTATTTATCACAAGGAGGAATTTGACATAAACATTACTTATTAA
- the LOC132914887 gene encoding hexamerin-like — protein sequence MKPALVIFASFCLLAQAVHQLPNQVADSTYLTKQKNIYELFWHVDQPTVYHPELYQKARTFNIAENVVQYKDQEAVTEFIQLLKHGMLPRGQVFTVMNPEMRHQAVTLFRVLYSAKTFDVFYNTAVWARFYVNELMYTYALSVAVIHRHDTKLIKLPPLYEVLPHFFFNDDVMQRSYDIAMGSTVDEKKTVGNVDQYVLLANYSGWYLTRHNVPEQKLNYFTEDVGLNNYYFMVNHNFPPFMSSEMLHGTKSRGEYYFFIHQQLLARYYLERLCNDMGEISYVSVNHPIVTGYYPTMQFRNGLPFPQRETGAVVPLHMQKYVQMLQDLHTRISTAIDLGFVLDTNGNRVNIYEKNGLNILGNIVQGNVDSINIQFYGQLDLLARKIFGFGHESDVKHQVVPSALEVWSTSLRDPVFYSIYKTILNYYHRYKENVPSYTVDELSFSGVTIQSVTVDKLVTYFDHFESLLSNGVSVRGYKEAKNTLIQARQYRLNHKPFTYHITVNCDKATTGIVRIFLGPKYDEFGHEIDLVHSYMNFMQVDEFMVDLKSGVNKIDRSSHESIFVVPDETASHILYKKLVNSIDDGTTFKYSEQPYGFPERLLLPKGKKGGMPYNLFVIVSPVDQSVTVQVNSPIWGHMTDDGRSMGFPLDRPVTSLLFNVPNVHLTEVLVHHGTEQELNTVDETKLSM from the exons ATGAAGCCCGCTTTAGTCATTTTCGCCAGTTTCTGCCTGCTGGCCCAGGCAGTGCACCAACTGCCCAACCAGGTCGCTGACAGTACTTATCTGACCAAGCAGAAGAACATCTACGAACTGTTTTGGCACGTCGACCAACCCACTGTATACCATCCTGAACTCTACCAGAAGGCTCGCACCTTCAACATCGCGGAGAATGTCGTCCAATACAAGGACCAG GAAGCAGTGACGGAGTTCATTCAGCTCCTGAAACATGGAATGCTACCACGTGGACAAGTGTTCACCGTGATGAACCCCGAGATGCGCCACCAAGCTGTGACGCTTTTCCGTGTTCTGTACAGTGCCAAAACCTTCGACGTGTTCTATAACACCGCTGTCTGGGCTAGATTCTACGTAAACGAGCTAATGTACACGTACGCTTTAAGCGTGGCTGTGATCCATCGACACGACACCAAATTGATCAAGTTGCCACCATTGTACGAAGTGCTTCCACACTTCTTCTTCAACGACGATGTCATGCAAAGATCTTACGATATCGCAATGGGCAGCACAG TTGACGAAAAGAAAACCGTGGGTAATGTCGACCAATACGTACTTTTGGCCAACTACAGCGGATGGTATTTGACGAGACACAATGTACCCGAACAGAAATTGAACTATTTTACCGAAGACGTTGGCCTGAATAACTACTACTTCATGGTCAACCACAATTTCCCACCTTTCATGTCTTCCGAGATGCTTCACGGCACAAAAAGCCGTggtgaatattatttcttcatccACCAGCAATTGTTGGCCAG atACTACCTCGAGAGACTCTGTAACGACATGGGTGAAATTAGTTACGTGAGCGTAAACCACCCCATAGTAACTGGATACTATCCCACCATGCAATTCCGCAATGGGCTTCCGTTCCCACAGAGAGAAACCGGTGCTGTTGTGCCTCTTCACATGCAAAAATACGTCCAA ATGCTTCAGGACTTGCACACTAGGATCTCAACGGCCATCGATCTCGGTTTCGTCTTGGACACCAATGGTAACCGTGTCAATATCTACGAAAAAAATGGATTGAACATTCTTGGTAACATCGTCCAAGGTAACGTTGACAGCATCAACATACAATTTTACGGACAGTTGGACTTGCTCGCAAGAAAAATCTTTGGATTTGGTCATGAATCGGACGTCAAACACCAAGTGGTACCATCTGCTCTCGAAGTTTGGTCCACCAGTTTGAGAGACCCCGTGTTTTACAGCATCTACAAGACTATCCTCAATTATTACCACAG ATACAAAGAAAATGTTCCCAGTTACACTGTAGATGAATTGAGCTTCTCTGGTGTGACCATTCAATCAGTAACTGTAGACAAACTCGTCACTTACTTCGATCACTTTGAGTCCTTGCTCAGCAACGGAGTGTCCGTTCGTGGCTACAAAGAAGCCAAGAACACTTTGATCCAGGCTCGTCAATACCGTCTGAATCACAAGCCATTCACCTATCATATTACCGTCAACTGCGACAAAGCCACCACGGGTATAGTTCGCATTTTCCTTGGCCCAAAATACGATGAATTTGGTCATGAAATTGACTTGGTTCACAGCTACATGAATTTCATGCAGGTGGATGAATTCATGGTTGAcc TGAAGTCTGGAGTCAATAAAATCGACAGAAGCAGCCACGAATCCATCTTCGTTGTTCCTGACGAGACTGCCAGCCACATTCTCTACAAAAAGCTCGTAAATAGCATCGACGATGGCACAACTTTCAAGTACTCTGAACAGCCTTATGGCTTCCCTGAAAGACTCCTTCTGCCAAAAGGTAAAAAGGGCGGTATGCCCTATAACCTCTTCGTCATCGTTTCGCCGGTCGACCAGTCAGTCACCGTCCAAGTAAATTCTCCCATATGGGGTCACATGACCGACGATGGTCGTTCTATGGGCTTCCCTCTAGACAGGCCTGTCACTTCTCTACTCTTCAATGTTCCTAACGTGCATCTCACGGAAGTTCTGGTTCATCATGGAACTGAGCAGGAACTGAACACTGTCGATGAAACAAAACTTTCCATGTAG